One genomic segment of Candidatus Cloacimonas sp. includes these proteins:
- the mreD gene encoding rod shape-determining protein MreD: MVWKGIWSYILGFFFLYLQILVMPALAVFGVIPNILLPWLIYIVWTRQRNFAVILVFIIGMMFDTVNPMTFGFYAFIFLLLAVAIDEFRKPFEPESFVAKMLTIGIANLLFSLIQLIIYGVTFSFAAPLPAKALIGFGYNVILSMAVFWSMQLLSKIRLTINND; the protein is encoded by the coding sequence ATGGTTTGGAAAGGAATTTGGAGCTATATTCTCGGTTTTTTCTTCTTGTATCTTCAAATTTTGGTGATGCCCGCTTTAGCTGTTTTTGGTGTAATACCCAATATTCTTTTGCCCTGGCTGATTTATATTGTCTGGACGCGTCAGCGTAATTTTGCCGTAATTCTGGTTTTTATCATCGGAATGATGTTCGATACTGTTAATCCGATGACTTTTGGCTTTTATGCTTTTATTTTTTTGCTGTTGGCTGTGGCCATAGATGAATTTCGCAAGCCATTTGAGCCCGAAAGCTTTGTAGCCAAAATGCTTACCATTGGTATTGCCAATTTATTATTTTCCCTAATCCAGCTAATTATTTATGGGGTTACTTTTAGTTTTGCGGCACCGCTTCCGGCAAAGGCATTGATTGGTTTTGGCTATAATGTTATCCTTTCGATGGCGGTTTTTTGGAGTATGCAACTTTTAAGCAAAATCCGCTTAACGATCAATAATGATTAA
- a CDS encoding coenzyme F420-0:L-glutamate ligase, with protein sequence MSHSKQNEPLIRIGNVQFARIPVKTKIISPQDDIADLIAEFALPLMQPGDILTISESPLAITQGRAIPVAEIKVSLLAKILSRFVAKVPYGIGLGAPTSMQCAIEETGVPRILLAAFMGAVGKLFKRKGDFYKVAGMQAALIDAATTSPVPPYTDTVIKGPLNPQQICEDLHAKFGYEFAVMDINDIGGCWMIGSSKGVSKHFIEKVMKDNPQGQGDELTPFCIVRRVND encoded by the coding sequence ATGAGTCACAGTAAACAAAATGAACCGTTAATCAGGATAGGTAATGTGCAATTTGCACGCATTCCTGTCAAAACCAAAATTATTTCTCCCCAAGATGACATTGCTGATTTAATCGCAGAATTTGCCTTGCCGTTAATGCAACCGGGTGATATTTTAACTATCAGTGAAAGTCCTTTGGCGATTACTCAGGGAAGGGCAATTCCTGTGGCGGAAATTAAGGTGTCCCTGTTGGCGAAAATCCTTAGTCGTTTTGTAGCCAAAGTCCCTTATGGCATTGGTTTAGGAGCTCCAACCAGTATGCAATGTGCCATTGAAGAAACAGGTGTTCCCAGAATTCTTTTGGCAGCTTTTATGGGAGCCGTAGGCAAACTTTTTAAGCGGAAAGGAGATTTTTATAAAGTGGCTGGAATGCAGGCAGCTTTAATTGACGCAGCAACAACTTCTCCTGTTCCGCCCTATACGGATACAGTTATCAAAGGACCTCTAAATCCACAACAAATATGTGAGGACTTGCACGCTAAATTTGGCTATGAATTTGCCGTGATGGATATCAATGATATTGGCGGTTGCTGGATGATTGGCAGCAGCAAAGGCGTCAGCAAACACTTTATCGAAAAAGTAATGAAAGATAATCCTCAAGGTCAGGGAGATGAACTGACCCCATTTTGCATTGTGCGTAGAGTAAATGACTGA
- the mreC gene encoding rod shape-determining protein MreC, with protein sequence MFKKNLVPLVLIVISLFMLIGSKENRVKKAGWMGNTVFFPFVKSLKVMETTKELKQEVFSLRKQLAETTLAKLELQNKLKQYTGASSITYDVGEVELMQAEVIGIAGQYQELNLIVDKGFGSGIKMDDPVISANGIVGKIIQVAADHSIVLPFSNPRFQLPVMDARTSVQGILQSDISGTVSMNLIKLGSDIAVGDTIVTSNLSRLYPKSYPVGVINRIRESQDNLFISADIMPFTLVENLEHLFILKKAEKNESQ encoded by the coding sequence ATGTTTAAGAAGAATTTGGTTCCCCTTGTCTTGATTGTGATTTCGCTGTTTATGCTTATAGGCAGTAAAGAAAACCGCGTTAAAAAAGCCGGTTGGATGGGAAATACGGTATTTTTCCCGTTCGTTAAGTCGTTGAAAGTAATGGAGACAACCAAGGAACTGAAGCAAGAGGTCTTTTCGTTGCGTAAACAATTGGCGGAAACAACATTAGCGAAATTGGAATTGCAAAATAAATTAAAACAATATACTGGCGCTTCTTCCATTACTTACGATGTGGGTGAAGTTGAATTAATGCAAGCGGAAGTAATTGGCATAGCGGGTCAATATCAAGAACTTAATTTGATTGTGGACAAAGGATTTGGTTCTGGAATCAAAATGGACGATCCGGTTATATCTGCCAATGGCATTGTAGGTAAAATAATTCAAGTGGCTGCAGATCATTCAATTGTGCTTCCTTTTTCCAATCCTCGTTTTCAATTGCCGGTTATGGATGCCAGAACTTCCGTTCAAGGTATTTTACAGTCCGATATTAGTGGAACTGTTTCGATGAATTTAATCAAGCTCGGTTCCGATATTGCAGTGGGGGATACAATTGTAACTTCCAATCTTTCACGACTTTATCCCAAGTCCTATCCAGTCGGGGTCATAAATCGGATTCGGGAATCACAAGATAACTTATTTATTAGTGCCGATATTATGCCCTTTACTCTGGTGGAAAATTTGGAACATTTATTTATTCTGAAAAAGGCAGAGAAAAATGAGTCACAGTAA
- a CDS encoding rod shape-determining protein, protein MSIFDFFGMMANDIAIDLGTANTLVYKKNGGIVINEPSVVAVSNDNKKIIAIGTPAKLMLGKNPDEVRVIKPLKDGVIADFQVTELMLRNLILRAQKKRLLVRPRVIVCVPSGITEVEKRAVRDSALHAGSREVHLISEPIAAAIGADLPIDMACGNMIMDIGGGTSEIAVISLSHIVVHNSIRVGGDQIDTDIINYLRKKNNLLVGPQTAEKIKMGIGSAYPLKQELSMDVRGRDIVSGYPVTIKITSEEIREAISETIASIIDAIKRLFERTVAELSADIAERGIFLTGGGALLKGLDEKIRKTVDLPVHVVPDPLECVVKGAGKVLDDVERFRQVLIKRIED, encoded by the coding sequence ATGTCCATATTTGACTTTTTTGGAATGATGGCTAATGATATAGCAATTGACTTGGGAACTGCCAATACTTTGGTTTATAAAAAAAATGGCGGAATCGTGATCAATGAGCCCTCCGTCGTTGCTGTATCTAATGATAATAAAAAAATTATCGCCATTGGAACCCCCGCGAAACTGATGCTGGGAAAAAATCCCGATGAGGTGCGCGTTATTAAACCCCTTAAAGATGGTGTAATTGCCGATTTTCAAGTAACGGAATTGATGTTACGTAATCTGATTTTAAGAGCGCAAAAAAAGCGTCTTTTAGTGCGTCCTCGGGTAATTGTTTGTGTTCCTTCCGGAATTACGGAAGTGGAAAAAAGAGCTGTGCGCGATAGTGCCCTGCATGCTGGCTCGCGCGAAGTGCATTTAATTTCGGAACCTATTGCAGCTGCCATAGGAGCTGATTTGCCAATTGACATGGCTTGCGGAAATATGATTATGGATATTGGAGGAGGAACCAGTGAAATTGCCGTTATTTCTCTCTCCCATATTGTTGTGCATAATTCCATTCGCGTGGGTGGTGACCAAATTGATACGGATATAATAAATTATTTACGCAAGAAAAATAACTTGCTGGTAGGTCCGCAAACCGCAGAAAAAATCAAGATGGGAATTGGCAGCGCCTATCCTCTAAAACAGGAACTGTCAATGGATGTGCGCGGAAGAGACATTGTGTCTGGCTATCCGGTAACGATAAAAATAACCTCGGAAGAAATACGCGAAGCAATTTCGGAAACGATTGCTTCCATTATAGATGCGATCAAACGCCTTTTTGAAAGAACGGTGGCAGAACTTTCTGCTGATATAGCTGAACGGGGTATTTTCTTAACCGGTGGTGGCGCTCTTCTTAAAGGTCTGGATGAAAAGATTCGTAAAACGGTGGATTTACCCGTGCATGTAGTTCCCGATCCTTTAGAATGCGTAGTAAAAGGGGCGGGAAAAGTTTTGGATGATGTGGAAAGATTTCGTCAAGTGCTGATTAAAAGAATTGAGGATTGA